A region of the Bacteroidota bacterium genome:
TCGCTTTAACCGAAAATAAACCGGAAAAAAAGAAAGCTACACTCGCTAATTTTTTGTTTAAAGATGTACAAAAAAAACAGGCAATCATTTACGATAAAGCTGCAAAAAATCGATTGCCTTGTTCATTAGATTATAGTTATAAAGGTGAAACTTCACTCGGCCACTTAATAGAAATTCATCCGCATACCGGAAAATTCCATCAGATACGCGCGCAATTGGCACATATCGGTTGCCCCATTATTGGTGATGATAAATATGGTTCGAATAAATTATATAAGGAAAATGAAATTGCACTACATGCTTTTTCACTGACCTTTTTTCATCCCATAGAAGAAAAAGAAATGACCATTGAAGCTCCGTTACCCGGCGAATTTGAATTAATAATTTAATCAGGAATAAACTCCAGTTTCCTGGTTGACAAATCTGCTTTTTGCACTTTTATTCTTATTTTATTCCCTAATTCATAATTGCCGGAGTTGGTTAAACTCACTAGTCGCCTGCGGGTTTCATCATACATTAATTCATCGCGGATATTATCCACGTGTATCATTCCTTCGCATTTATTTTCTACAATTTCAACAAATACACCCCAGGTAGTAATGCCGGATATCACACCATCAAAACTTTCACCAACATGTTTGGTCATGTATTCTACCTGCTTATATTTTACACTTTCACGTTCTGCTTCCATGGCTTTACGTTCAGTTGCGGATGAATGACGACACTTATCTTCTAATTGTTCTTTATTCGGATAAAGTAAACTATGGTTGTCTAATACATTCGCCAAAATACGATGCACCATTAAATCCGGATAACGGCGGATAGGAGAGGTGAAATGCGTATAATGTTCAAATGCAAGTCCGTAGTGACCAATATTTTTAGTAGTATAAACAGCCTTCGCCATGCAACGAATCGCCAGACTTTCTAAAATATTTTGCTCCGGTTTTCCTTTTATATCGGTCATTAAACGATTTAATTCCGAAGAAATATTTTTTGGAGAATCCAATTTTAATTTATGGCCAAATCGTTTTGCATTTTCGCCAAATTCTTCCAGTTTCTGCATATCAGGTGTATCATGCACACGATAAACAAAGGGCACACGTGGATGATTTTTAGATAAGTGAAAAGCAACACGTCTATTAGCAAGTAACATAAGGTCTTCAATCAACATATGTGCTTCCTTGCGTTCTTTAACGTATAATCCTGTTGGGACAAAATTTTCATCCAAAATAAATTTCACTTCTTGAGTTTCAAAAGAAATGGCACCACTGGCAAATCGTTTTTCACGCAATAAAGTAGAAATTTTATTTATCGCTAAAATTTCATCAACATGTTCACCGGCTTTGCTTTCAATTATTTCCTGCACCTCTTCATAAGTAAATCTGCGGTCAGAATAAATTACTGTTTTGCCAAACCACTCATTTATGATTGCTCCCGTTTCATCCATTTCAAAAATGGCACTAAAGGTGAGTTTTTCTTCATGCGGACGCAGGGAACAAACATTGTTCGATAATTTTTCCGGCAACATCGGAATAACCCTGTCTACCAGATAAACAGACGTTCCTCGTGAATACGCTTCCTTATCAATCGGACCTTCCGGAATAATATAATGTGCAACATCGGCAATATGAACACCCATTTCAATTAATCCGTTTTCTAATTTGCGATACGAAATGGCATCATCAAAATCTTTTGCATCATAAGGGTCAATCGTAATAGTAAAAATATCGCGCATATCGCGACGGCGACTTATTTCTGCTTTTGTTATTTCAGTAGGTAAAGCTTCAGCCTGTTGTTCAACTTCTTTAGGGAAAATATAATTAATTCCTGTTTCAACTAAAATGGCTTCCATATCACTCGCGTGATCTCCCGCCTGCGAAAGTTTACTCACAATTTGAGCAATCGGGTTTTTCATGGTTGGCGGCCAGTCTTTTATGCGCATAATAACACGGTCGCCGGTTACAATTTTATGTTTTTTTATTTCTTCGTTCGGAATATAAAAATCGTAATTATTAAAACGGTCATCAGTTATAGCAAATGCAAATTTTTCCGAAATATCTACCTTGCCGATAAATAATTCTTTACCGCGTTTTATAATTTCAACAATTTCGCCATCGGGCTTTTTCTTTTTGCCGAGGGTAGTAATTTTAACACGAACCGTATCACCATTAAATGCGCGGTTTGTTTTATGCGAAGGCACATATACATCGTATAAATGGCCGTCAATTATTACATAAGCACTGCCGCTTTGTGTCATATCAACAATACCAACCATGGTATTAATTGCATCTGCTCGTTGTTTGGCGCGGAAATTATCCGGTGCAAATTCTTCAATTTTACCGGCGCTCACCAGGTTTTCAATGGCATCAAAAACACCATCCAACTGACCGGTTTTGCCGGCCCATTTAAAAATAACTTTTAACGATGCGCCTTTACCCGATTTATCTATTAAAAATGAATATAATTCCGATTCAAAGTCCCTGCCTGCTTTAACCAGACGGTTTGTGCCTTTCTTTTTTTTCTTTGACATATGGTAAAGATACACTTCTGCATGCAAATGATTTCGTAATTTTCCACCGCCATTTTATGCGTAACTATAAACCGTATTTACTGATTCTGCTTATCGGTTGTTTGTTTTTTATCCCGTTTTTAGGCAGTGCACACCTGTTTGACTGGGATGAAATCAACTTCGCTGAAACCTCGCGCGAAATGGTGATTACCGGCAATTATACCCAGGCCCAGGTCGACTATCAGCAGTTTTGGGAAAAACCACCCCTCTTTTTCTGGCTCCAAAGTGCGTCGATGCACTTGTTCGGAATTAATGAATTTGCTGCCCGTTTCCCGAATGCCGTTTGTGGAATACTCACATTAATGCTGTTATTTGCAATCGGTAAAAAACTGCAGGATAAAAAATTTGCATGGTTATGGGTGGCAGCATATATCGGTAGTATTTTACCTCAATTTTATTTTAAATCGGGAATCATCGATCCTTGGTTTAATGTATTTATGTTTTTAGGTATTTATGCTTTTTATGAATATACAGCCAATGCATTTAAATTAAAATGGTTATTGATTTCCGGTTTATCTGTCGGCTTGGCCGCACTCACAAAAGGACCTGTTGGAATCGGAATTGTAGGACTCACCATTGGTATATATTATATACTTACACGCTTCCGTTCATTTCCGCCAATTAAACATATTATTTATTATTTATTTTTTATCGTATTAAGTATTTTACCTTGGGTATTAATTGAAGTGTTGCAAAATGGCACTTGGTTTTTATCTGAATTTTTTAAATATCAGCTAAGGCTCGCTACCACCGAAGATGCCAGCCATGGCGGCTTTTTCGGTTATCATTTTGTTGTTATCCTGTTTTTTTGTTTTCCGGCATCAGCATTTGCAGTGCGACCGTTATTTCAAAAAGCAGCAACGGCAGATAAATTAAATGTATTTAAAAAATGGATGGCCATTACATTTTGGGTAGTGCTTATTTTGTTTTCAATTGTGCAGACGAAAATTGCACATTATTCATCAATGGCATATTTTCCGGTTACATTTTTAGCAGCTTATGGTTTATATCATATATCTGCGAAATGGAAATTACAGGAAACCATTTTATTATCGCTTACCGGATTAACCATTTGTGTATTATTAATTGGTTTACCAATTTTATTACAACATCCAGATACCATTTTGCCTTATTTAAAAGACGATTTTTCCCGTCAGGCGTTGCTGGCAGAAAGCGGCTGGCAGGGCTGGGAATTTCTTGTTGGCGTAATTGTTTTATCAGGATTAATTGCAGCAATATATTTTAATTATAAAAAGCAATCGCTTAAAGCAGCAGGTATTTTATTTATTACCGCGGCAATTGGTATTAACCTCGCCATCAATATTTTTACACCACATATTGAACGATATTCGCAAGGTGCAATGGTCGATTTTTTTGAATCGAAATCAGATGAAGATTGTTATAAAGAAGTCGTCGGTTTTAAAAGTTATGCGCATTTATTTTACGGTGCGCGCAAGCCGAACGATAATCAAAATCCGGTATTTAAAGCATGGCTGCAAAAGCAACATCCTGCTGAAACATATACCGCTGCAGAATATCGGCGATTATTTACCGAGTGGCTGGTAAATGGCAATATCGACAAGCCTGCATATTTTGTCACCAATACACGAAAAAGCAGTATTTACGAAAAACAGCCGCAAATGGAATTATTAGGCCGCAGCAATGGTTATGTGTTTTTTAAACGAGCACCGCAACAATGAAAACTGTTTATATCATCCGACATGCAAAATCCGATTGGGCCGAAGCCGGAATTCATGACATTGAGCGCCCTTTAGCCAAACGTGGTTTGCGCGATGCACCTGTTATGGCTGCTGTTTTACAAAAACGTGGTCCGGCGCCCGAAATTATGGTAACAAGTCCCGCAATTCGTGCATTTACCACCTGTCGTATTTTTTGCGAAAATCTTGGTTACGATACACAAAACATTGTAATTCAACCGGAACTGTATTTTGGCAGTATTACAGTTATTGAAAAAATGTTACAGGCAGCATTCAACGAAACCGATGTAGTTGCGCTGTTCGGACATAACCCGACATTTTCTGAATTAGCTGCATATTTCACACCTGCATTTGGCGGCGAAATGCCTACCTGTGCTATAGTTGCCATCCGTTTTGATGATAAAACTCCGGCTGCGCCGTTGCAGGGAAACGGTAAATTGTTGTGGTTCGAATATCCCAAAAAAAACCGTTAAAGTTGTTGCCACATACAACCAAACCCATCATTTCAACGTTTATTAAGTAATAAAAAACATTACATTTGTATGTCTAAAGACTACGCGATGCCTGAATTTATGGTTGATGTAAATTTACATGATGTCCACTCCGATGGGTTCCTAAAGCTCATTCCGAGTCAGCGTTCCATTGTAAACGACATGATGTTCGAAGGCAAAATCACCAGTTATTGCGTTTCGGTAGACCGCTCCAAACTGTGGATCACCATGGTTGCAAAAAACGAAGAAGACGTAATCGAGCAACTCGCAAAATTTCCACTCATCAGCTACATGGATTGCGAAATTGCACCGTTATTATTTTACAATTCCAGCTACCAAACCTTCTCGCACATTTCATTGAATTAAATACTTATTGTAATTTTTACAATAAGTAGGTATTTTTCTATAACTATTGCACCAACACCTGCAATTAGAAAAATAATTATTTGAAGCATCACCATCCTCCAAACCAACACCTCCCCAACCGGCTTTCCGCGACAACGCCCGCCTCAATAAAATTTATTTGTTTTATCATCAAGCATCACCCAATCAAATTTCACAACACCATCACCACACGTGGCGGGGGTTTCTGCTGCAATCCGGGCTAGAGGGAGTTTGGTCGTACTTATTTTGTAATCAACACGAGTAAACCAGGTCATTGGAATTGCCAGTTATTTCAAACAATCTAATTTTGTTGCAACTATCTGATGGTTATTATCTACCTTACTTATAAATTCGCCAGATTTATTCCATGAATATTTTGCAAAAAAATATAATTTGTTAGAATATAAGTGGTCGTTATTGCGCATAATTTCCGAATCACTCCATTTCTTGGTGAATTTAGATTCGTTTATGATATAAATCACTGGTGGTTGTTTTACTTTATCTAATGTATCCACATAAAGGCATATAATGGAGTCAAGTGATTGATGTATTGCCAATGGTAATGTTTTACTTTTGTAATTCAGGATGAATACAATTTCCTTTTTATAATCTAATGTGTCATAATCCAAACATTTAACCTGACGAATATCTAATTTTGTGTTTTGAGATACTGCTGGATTAACAAATAAAATTAATATAAAATAAATGTAGAAATGAGGCCTTTTTCTCATATTCAAAGTTTATTCATGGTGTTTAAACGCTCTACTAGTATTAGTATTTACCCAACTTCTTGTAATGTGCAATTCATTATTTCTTTTATGCTTTCAAATTTATAATTAATTCGTGGATTCTCCAAAACTCAAATTACCTTCTGACGGATACGAAAAATTTGCATCAAGATTGTGTCTTTCTTTTAAAAAAAATCTAAATCAATACATTTTTTGGGTTTAATCAACATCATCAAGTGTCAACCCTGCCTAGCCCGGTAGGTAAACCTACGGGGTTCTGCTGATTCTTAGGGGAGGCGCCTTGTTACCAATATTTCACCGCGCTGCGGTTGGTTTTTTAGTAGATTCAAAATTTTAGTTTTCAATGAAAACGTTCATTACAGGGCATTTTGTAAACCGCTTTATAACATTAATTTGCATATAATTAACTTTCCAATTCTGAGGAGCTTTTCGGGTTATTGTAACAAAGCAAATAAATTTAAACGTCATATAAAAAATAATAGTTACCTCGAATTTCCATTAATATCTTAAAATGAAATTTTAGCATAAAATCAACCACGTAGTGGTGAAAGAATGGTAACAAGGCGCTTCCCCCAAGTCTGCAAAACCCCGTAGGGGTGACACCATCGGAGCGTTAAGTAATTAAATGCGCAAAAGCGAAAAAATAATTATGTAATATAATTTGTAATATGTGTTTAAATGCATAACTATTAATCGTGTTCTTTTAATCTCAGGGCTTATATTATTTTGCTTTATCTTATTATTCAACATCGTCAGGTGTCACCCCTACAGGGTTTTACAGATTCTTGGGGTGCGATTTTTCTACCAATATGTCACCGCTATGCGGTTGGTTTTTTCGTAGATTCAAAATTTTAGTTTTCAATGAAAACTTTCATTACAGGGCATTTTGTAAACCGCTTTATAACATTAATTTCCATATAATTAACTTTCCAATTCTGAGGAGCTTTTCGGGTTATTGTAACAAAGCAAATAAATTTATCGGCCTAAAAAAATTACCGGTTACCTCGAATTTCCAATAATATCTTAAAATGTTATTTTAGCACAAAACTAACCGCATAGCGATGACACGTTTGTAGCAAAACCCCAAAAAAAGATTCAGCAGAACCCCGTAGGGGTGACATAGGTAAAATTCGAATAAACTCATAATTAAGTATTGTAAAGATGAAATTAAATTCAACCCGCACTTCCAAATTAACAGTTACACCGAACTTCCATTAATATTTTAAAATGACATTTTAGCATAAAACCAACCGCAGAGCGGTGAAAGAATGGTAACAAGACGCCTCCCCCAAGAATCGGCAGAACCCCGTAGGGGTGACACCTTGGAAGCGTGAAGTACTTAAATGCGGAAGAGAAAAAAAATAATTATGTTATATAATTGGCATTATTTGCCTAAATGCAAAACTAGTCAGCATGTTCTATTAACTTCAGGGCATATACTATTTAACTTTTCGTCTGATTCAACATCGTCAGGTGTCACCCCTACGGGGTTTTACAGATTCTTGGGGGTGGGATTTTTCTACCAATATGTCACCGCTATGCGGTTGATTTTTGAGTAGATTCAAAATTTTAGTTTTCAATGAAAATAATTCTAATGAGCAAATTTTTTTAACCGCTTTTTGTGTTTTATGGGAGTGTAATTAACACCCCCATTTTGACGTCGTTTTTGGGTTATTTTAATAAAACAAATAAATTTACTCGGTATAAATAAAGTGACAGTTACCCCGAATTTCCATTAATATCTTAAAATGATATTTTACCCTAAAACCAACCGCGTAGCTTTACCTTCCTTATAAGGCAGGGGTGAAAGAATGGTAACAAGCAAACCCCGAATGAATCTGCAGAACCCCGTAGGGGTGACACCTTGGAAGCGTGAAGTACTTAAGTGCGGAAGAGAAAAATAATAATTATGTTATATAATTGGCATTATTTGCCTAAATGCAAAACTAGTCAGCATGTTCTTTTAACTTCAGGGCATATACTATTTAACTTTTCCTCTGATTCCACATCGTCAGGTGTCACCCCTACGGGGTTTTACAGATTCTTGGGATGGGGTTTTTCTACCAATATGTCACCGCTACGCGGTTGGTTTTTTAGTAGATTCAAAATTTTAGTTTTCAATGAAAACTTTCATTACAGGGCATTTTGTAAACCGCTTTATAACATTAATTTCCATATAATTAACTTTCCAATTCTGAGGAGCTTTTCGGGTTATTGTAACAAAGCAAATAAATTTATCGGCATAAAAAAATTACCAGTCACTTCGAATTTCCATTAATATCTTAAAATGACATTTTTAGCATAAAAACAACCGCATAGCGGTGACACGTTTGTAGCAAAACCCCAACCTAAGATTCAGCAGAACCCCGTAGGGGTGACACAATCGAAGCGTGAAGTAATTAAATGCGTAAAAGCAAAAAAATAATTATGTAATATAATTTGTAATATGTGTCTAAATGCATAACTATTAATCGTGTTCTTTTAATCTCAGGGCTTATATTATTTTGCTTTAACTTATTATTCAACATCGTCAGGTGTCACCCCTACAGGGTTCTGCTGATTCTTGGGGGAGGCGCGTTGTTACCAATATGTCACCGCTCTGCGGTTGGTTTTTAGAAGATTCAAAATTTTAGTTATCAATGAAAATACCATTATAAGGACATTTTTTAACCGATTTATGTGCTTAAATTGAGCCTAACTCAAGCTCAACTTCTGCGCAGCTTTTAGGCTTATAACCCGGCTTAAATAAATTATTCGCTTGCTAGTATTCCCATTAATAAGGTAGATTGTCATTTTACCAATAAGTCAACAACACAGTTTTACCTTTCTGATTAGGTAGGAGTGACATCAACAAAATGCAAATAAAACCTCGGTTACTCCACTAAAACAGGTTCATAAACACCTGTCAATTCAGGTGCGATTAATGGTATTAAAGGTGTATCCCAAACCACTCTTGGTTGAAGCCATTTTAAATTTGTGTTAAATCCTTTTTCCGCTGAAAATGAAATATCAATCTCGTAAATTTGAAAATCCGGGACGGAATAGAAAAATACTTTATTCGGATCTTTCATGTTGTCAACAATATACTGGCACGTATTTTCCAAAATTAGCGATTTACTAAAATTGGTATACCGGTAAATCATTGCTGAATCAACTTTTCTGCGTTCTTCTATTTCTTTTATCTGCTCCAGGTAATGTTGAATTCCGATGTCTGCATTATTATAACCTGAAAATTCATTGCGCCATATTGTATAATTGGGATAATACAGGTTAATGTTGGTTTTGTCTTTTAACCGGTTTTCAAACACCTTTAATGATTGTTCATTTATTTCTATTAAATCTGCACAACTTTGGTGAACATAACCCGTTAATTCATTTCCACCGTTTGATATACGAACATGCGCTAATGTAGATAACAGCACAATTTTACATATTATATTGTTTCTTTCCGTTATGCTGATATTCTGTAAATGCCTGAGCTTATTTAACACAAAATCAGCAGATTTTGATTTGTATTCAAATTCATTATGAATAGTTTTAGCAAAATTAGGGTCTGGAAAAAGAAAAAATGGTGATTTGCTTTCACCTAATTCCGTTTCACGAATAATAACAGCAAGTAAAACCGGACCATCAAAACCCCGTGTATAAGTTGCAGTAGCAATTGTAATTGCACCTACTGAGTCCACCAACCGGCATCCAAAATATTTTTCAAGGTAGTCATCACTCGAAGTGGTAGTATCATTAGGATAAATTATTTTATAATATGCGCTTAAATCATGATTTAATTGGTTTGTATATGTTGCTTTATCGTTTGGCGCAGCAATTCTTTCTGTTTCTTCCTTTGCATGACAGGATGCAAAAATTTGTATAATAATTAAAAATGTTATGTATTTTTTTATGGGTCGCATCATTTTATTTAAAATCAAGAGCAGTTGGATATTAAACGTTGGTTTTCGCGTTTCTATTGTTTTTTCTCGAGAACCCTTGAATTAAATGGTTATCATGTGCCGCGAGTAAAATTAAACAAATAGGTTGTATTGTAACAGTAAAATGTAATTCAAACCGCACTACCAAATTATCAGTTTCAGAGAATTTTCATTAATAAATTAAAATGACATTTTAGCATAAAACCAACCGCGTAGCTTTACCTTCCTGATAAGGCAGGGGTGAAAGAATGGTAACAGAAGCGCCTCCCCAAAGAATCAGGAAATCCCCGTAGGTTTACCAGCCGGGCTAGGCAGGGGTGACACCAACAAAATTCGAATAAACAGATAAATTGTTTTATAGCGAAGAAATTAAATTCAACCCTTACTTTTAAATTAGCAGTTGCTGTGAATTCCAATTAATATCTCAAAATGATATTTTACCCTAAAACCAACCGCGAAGCGGTGAAAGAATGGTAACAAGCAAACCCCGAATGAATCTGAAGAACCCCGTAGGGGTGACACCTTGGAAGCGTGAAGTACTTAAATGCGGAAGAGAAAAAAAATAATTATATTATAAAATTGGCATTATTTGCCTAACTGCAAAACTAGTCAGCATGTTCTTTTAACTTCAGGGCATATACTATTTAACTTTTCGTCTGATTCCACATCGTCAGGTGTCACCCCTACGGGGTTCTGCTGATTCTTGGGGGTACGATTTTTCTACCAATATGTCACCGCTATGCGGTTGGTTTTTGAGTAGATTCAAAATTTTAGTTTTCAATGAAAATAATTCTATTGAGCATATTTTTTTATCGGTTTGTGTGTTCATTTGGGTTGTAATTAACACACCATTTTTGAGGTCTCTTTCGGTTTATTGTAACCAAGCAAATATATTTAACTGTCTTAAAAAAATAACAGTTTCACGAATTTCCATTAATATATTAAAATAACATTTTAGCATAAAACCAACCGCGTAGCTTTACCTTCCTGATAAGGCAGGGGTGAAAGAATGGTAACAGAAGCGCCTCCCCAAAGAATCAGGAAATCCCCGTAGGTTTACCAGCCGGGCTAGGCAGGGGTGACACCAACAAAATTCGAATAAACAGATAAATTGTTTTATAGCGAAGAAATTGAATTCAACCCGCACTTCCAAAATAACAGTTACCCCGAATTTCCATTAATATCTTAAAATGATATTTTACCCTAAAACCAACCGCGTAGCGGTGAAAGAATGGTAACAAGGCGTCCCCTAAGAATCAGCAGAACCCCGTAGGGGTGACACCTTGGAAGCGTGAAGTACTTAAATGCGGAAGAGAAAAAAAATAATTATATTATATAATTGGCATTATTTGCCTAAATGCAAAACTAGTCAGCATATGCTTTTAACTTCAGGGCATATACTATTTAACTTTTCGTCTGATTCCACATCGTCAGGTGTCACCCCTACGGGGTTCTGCTGATTCTTGGATGCGATTTTTCCTAATATGTCACCGCTACGCGG
Encoded here:
- a CDS encoding RluA family pseudouridine synthase → MEKLPILFEDKHLLLVNKPAGIAVERDRYRNPSVEGRIADYFNTLKLPHNTIIGIAHRLDRPVSGVMLVAKKKSVLVHINQQFEAGTIKKVYFALTENKPEKKKATLANFLFKDVQKKQAIIYDKAAKNRLPCSLDYSYKGETSLGHLIEIHPHTGKFHQIRAQLAHIGCPIIGDDKYGSNKLYKENEIALHAFSLTFFHPIEEKEMTIEAPLPGEFELII
- the rnr gene encoding ribonuclease R; protein product: MSKKKKKGTNRLVKAGRDFESELYSFLIDKSGKGASLKVIFKWAGKTGQLDGVFDAIENLVSAGKIEEFAPDNFRAKQRADAINTMVGIVDMTQSGSAYVIIDGHLYDVYVPSHKTNRAFNGDTVRVKITTLGKKKKPDGEIVEIIKRGKELFIGKVDISEKFAFAITDDRFNNYDFYIPNEEIKKHKIVTGDRVIMRIKDWPPTMKNPIAQIVSKLSQAGDHASDMEAILVETGINYIFPKEVEQQAEALPTEITKAEISRRRDMRDIFTITIDPYDAKDFDDAISYRKLENGLIEMGVHIADVAHYIIPEGPIDKEAYSRGTSVYLVDRVIPMLPEKLSNNVCSLRPHEEKLTFSAIFEMDETGAIINEWFGKTVIYSDRRFTYEEVQEIIESKAGEHVDEILAINKISTLLREKRFASGAISFETQEVKFILDENFVPTGLYVKERKEAHMLIEDLMLLANRRVAFHLSKNHPRVPFVYRVHDTPDMQKLEEFGENAKRFGHKLKLDSPKNISSELNRLMTDIKGKPEQNILESLAIRCMAKAVYTTKNIGHYGLAFEHYTHFTSPIRRYPDLMVHRILANVLDNHSLLYPNKEQLEDKCRHSSATERKAMEAERESVKYKQVEYMTKHVGESFDGVISGITTWGVFVEIVENKCEGMIHVDNIRDELMYDETRRRLVSLTNSGNYELGNKIRIKVQKADLSTRKLEFIPD
- a CDS encoding glycosyltransferase family 39 protein: MRNYKPYLLILLIGCLFFIPFLGSAHLFDWDEINFAETSREMVITGNYTQAQVDYQQFWEKPPLFFWLQSASMHLFGINEFAARFPNAVCGILTLMLLFAIGKKLQDKKFAWLWVAAYIGSILPQFYFKSGIIDPWFNVFMFLGIYAFYEYTANAFKLKWLLISGLSVGLAALTKGPVGIGIVGLTIGIYYILTRFRSFPPIKHIIYYLFFIVLSILPWVLIEVLQNGTWFLSEFFKYQLRLATTEDASHGGFFGYHFVVILFFCFPASAFAVRPLFQKAATADKLNVFKKWMAITFWVVLILFSIVQTKIAHYSSMAYFPVTFLAAYGLYHISAKWKLQETILLSLTGLTICVLLIGLPILLQHPDTILPYLKDDFSRQALLAESGWQGWEFLVGVIVLSGLIAAIYFNYKKQSLKAAGILFITAAIGINLAINIFTPHIERYSQGAMVDFFESKSDEDCYKEVVGFKSYAHLFYGARKPNDNQNPVFKAWLQKQHPAETYTAAEYRRLFTEWLVNGNIDKPAYFVTNTRKSSIYEKQPQMELLGRSNGYVFFKRAPQQ
- a CDS encoding histidine phosphatase family protein, whose translation is MKTVYIIRHAKSDWAEAGIHDIERPLAKRGLRDAPVMAAVLQKRGPAPEIMVTSPAIRAFTTCRIFCENLGYDTQNIVIQPELYFGSITVIEKMLQAAFNETDVVALFGHNPTFSELAAYFTPAFGGEMPTCAIVAIRFDDKTPAAPLQGNGKLLWFEYPKKNR